A window of the Brachyhypopomus gauderio isolate BG-103 chromosome 14, BGAUD_0.2, whole genome shotgun sequence genome harbors these coding sequences:
- the keap1a gene encoding kelch-like ECH-associated protein 1A, protein MICPRKKKPTKDEDFSAIAVPSMKGHGYLDYTIESHPSRALELMDELRHHGLLCDLVLHVTYKDMAVDFKVHKLVLAACSPYFKAMFTSNFRECQASEVTLRDVCPQVIGRLVDFAYTSRITVGEKCVLHVLLAAMRYQMEDVAKACCDFLVKNLEPSNVVGIARFAEDIGCVELHQRSREYINTHFSEVIKEEEFFSLSHCQLLELISQDSLKVLCETEVYKACIDWVRWDVEGRAQYFHALLNAVHIYALPAKFLKRQLQSCPILSKANSCKDFLSKIFQDMTLRKPLPPPPLRGTQLIYVAGGYRQHSLVTMEAFDPRRGAWLNLAGMATPCSGLGACVLFGLFYAVGGRNLSLESNVDSAALSCYNPMTNQWTQLAPLNMPRNRVGVGELDGSIYAIGGSHGSTHHNTVERYDPEANRWTFVSPMSVARLGAGVAACGGALYVLGGFDGENRWNTVERYQPDANTWQHVAPMATVRSGLGAACLDTFLYAVGGYDGHAQLHTAERYNPARDVWETVASMSHCRSAHGITVYQGRLFVFGGFNQGGFVSSVECYCPGSNQWTYVTDMPVGRSGMGVAVTMEPCPGCFLEEEEAV, encoded by the exons ATGATATGTCCAAGGAAGAAGAAGCCCACCAAGGATGAGGACTTCTCAGCCATCGCAGTGCCCTCCATGAAGGGCCATGGTTACCTCGACTACACCATCGAGAGCCACCCGTCCCGAGCCCTCGAGCTCATGGACGAACTCCGACACCACGGGCTGCTGTGCGACCTGGTGCTCCATGTGACCTACAAAGACATGGCAGTGGATTTCAAG GTGCACAAACTCGTGCTGGCCGCCTGCAGCCCCTACTTCAAGGCCATGTTCACCAGCAACTTCCGGGAGTGCCAGGCGTCGGAGGTGACCCTGCGGGACGTGTGCCCGCAGGTGATCGGCCGGCTGGTGGACTTCGCCTATACCTCGCGCATCACGGTGGGCGAGAAGTGCGTCCTGCACGTCCTGCTGGCCGCCATGCGCTACCAGATGGAGGACGTGGCCAAGGCCTGCTGCGACTTCCTCGTCAAGAACCTGGAGCCGTCCAACGTGGTCGGCATCGCCCGCTTCGCCGAGGACATCGGCTGCGTGGAGCTGCACCAGCGTAGCCGCGAATACATCAACACGCACTTCAGCGAG GTGATCAAGGAGGAGGAGTTCTTCAGCCTGTCCCACTGTCAGCTGCTGGAGCTCATCAGTCAGGACAGCCTGAAGGTGCTGTGCGAGACCGAGGTGTACAAAGCCTGTATCGACTGGGTGCGTTGGGATGTGGAGGGCCGGGCCCAGTACTTTCACGCCCTGCTTAACGCCGTCCACATCTACGCCCTGCCCGCCAAGTTCCTCAAACGCCAGCTGCAGTCGTGCCCCATCCTGAGCAAGGCCAACTCCTGCAAGGACTTCCTCTCCAAGATCTTCCAGGACATGACCCTGCGGAAGCCCCTGCCGCCCCCTCCGCTCCGGGGCACGCAGCTCATCTACGTGGCCGGCGGCTACCGGCAACACTCGCTGGTCACCATGGAGGCCTTCGACCCGCGGAGGGGGGCGTGGCTCAACCTGGCGGGCATGGCCACGCCCTGCAGCGGCCTGGGCGCCTGCGTGCTCTTTGGCCTATTCTACGCCGTGGGCGGGCGCAACCTCTCGCTGGAGAGCAACGTGGACTCGGCCGCACTGTCCTGTTACAACCCCATGACCAACCAGTGGACCCAGCTGGCTCCGTTGAACATGCCCCGGAACCGGGTGGGCGTCGGGGAACTCGACGGGAGTATCTACGCCATCGGGGGCTCACATGGCTCCACGCACCACAACACTGTAGAGAG ATACGATCCGGAGGCGAACAGGTGGACGTTTGTGTCGCCCATGTCGGTGGCTCGCCTCGGGGCGGGAGTGGCGGCGTGTGGCGGGGCGCTCTACGTGTTGGGCGGCTTCGACGGCGAAAACCGCTGGAACACGGTGGAGCGCTACCAGCCGGACGCCAACACCTGGCAGCACGTGGCCCCCATGGCCACCGTGCGGAGCGGACTCG GGGCAGCGTGCCTGGATACCTTCCTGTACGCGGTGGGCGGTTACGACGGCCACGCGCAGCTCCACACCGCGGAGAGATACAACCCCGCCCGAGACGTCTGGGAGACGGTGGCGTCCATGTCCCACTGCCGCAGCGCACATGGAATCACCGTCTACCAGGGACGGCTCTTCGTGTTCG GTGGCTTCAACCAGGGCGGATTCGTGTCCAGTGTGGAGTGCTACTGTCCGGGGAGCAACCAGTGGACGTACGTGACGGACATGCCTGTCGGGCGGAGCGGAATGGGCGTGGCCGTAACCATGGAGCCCTGCCCGGGCTGCTTCCTGGAGGAGGAAGAAGCGGTGTGA